In a genomic window of Seriola aureovittata isolate HTS-2021-v1 ecotype China chromosome 11, ASM2101889v1, whole genome shotgun sequence:
- the spegb gene encoding striated muscle preferentially expressed protein kinase isoform X3, whose translation MRKAEVQMTLKKGADEAAAPPSPIIPPKRSKASPEQVVSEPRGTGHPNPTPPVFIRKMRNAAVGTGCDIRLKVTVAGDPQPSLYWYHNEDLLNMENQEYGGLWIRDCKPSDAGLYTCIANNHLGEARSSAVLAVLDLGEDSETTEDEGGDQFETKEDVGDVEDQAVHTDSSDDSYVSAGEDPMEAPVFEFPLQDTVVSAGADVLLKCIIAGTPIPEVTWTKENTNVIGFANYTVKVEGERHSMLIKSAKINDGGKYCVTAVNQMGKASSSATLIVKAEPVQEPKGNLGVPMDISSPITSDEEYLSPLEEGMDFGGPEPRRTIDTRFRKPPAFLVTMSDQAVIEGQEVTMSVRISGQPKPMLYWLRDRVTVKTGPRHIVRETEDGTFEMTIKSAVRSDSGIYTCKIINEYGTKQCEGKMEVKAPPVEPGLAVIRPVKDITAKAGETVLFECHVIGPKDTDVDWLADGKLIQPALLNCKMHFDGRKCRLLLNSVHEDDSGTYMCKLSTAKEEVTSCGKLKVIPSTEPLFTRKLDVLEVIEGRNARFDCKVSGTPSPKVTWSHFDHPLTESEDIRILQEGGRHSLIISHVTNDDEGFYTVIARNSHGEAESSAELYIQEPRPAISSQMAKLEKMPSIPEEPEVPENEVERFTMPDFIKPLYDLDVIEGKEAVLKCKVAGLPYPTIVWFHNGKRIESTEDRKMTQFRDVHSLVIRSVCHAHGGVYKSVISNKVGKATCYAHLYVTDILPDPPDGTPVIESITGKTITLSWKKPRRLDPSIDPSSVMYAIQQQALGSIQWIIIASGLKETTYTITTLSKAVRYAFRVLTITSKAFSKPSTATDPVQLLDRGPYLQEAPVIIDKPEIVYVMENQSVTITVTLNHVNAAVLWKRRGLVLASKLGLYEMTMPDDDQHTLKLLKVKSADVGEMLFVASNKYGSDSCTFSVEMSAPPTFETIMEDLDVCAGETPRFAVVVEGKPIPDILWFKNDILLSEGSHYTFVYDDNECSLVVLNACTEDSGVYTCTARNLAGSVSCKAELTIHQAKSKADPVDDEETILRKMRRLTDYYDIHKEIGRGAFSYVKRVMQKVGKMEYAAKFMSTRAKRKASALREMKLLSKLDHERVLYFHDAFEKKNAVIIITEMCHEELLDRFIRKSTVMESDVRSCIRQLLEGLDYLHHLNIIHLDIKPDNILMADPHGDQIRICDFGNTVVITPDEAQYCKYGTPEFVAPEIVNQTPVSKATDIWPVGVITYLCLTGVSPFAGENDRSSVLNIRNYNVAFEESMFADLCREAKGFIIKLLVADRLRPDTQECLRHPWFKILSKGKAISTEALKKFVSRRKWQRSLISYKSKMVMRSIPELLNDSSSHISIAVPRHLKESSPLPSSSSDSDEDIDELPFIPMPLNMEFSGSRMSLNDIQTTEQETGKQNGTNKMSGSPVQAQEAKECDPKQMNKEGVEITGKGRHRKRSSQDNDRGSSDEELPAELPQKSELSRKPLRRGSSMESDKPEGGRRRGELRRGGSADSALMLRITPEEGAGEGNQEEGKRVLKKAVSMELPRRSTSPGTAKMSQEDYALKLELMRQRLLRGGSVDNKMSGLRGPLLETLGMGDEKRAISSDRYSRTARLGPPPLTRAASTDSPREEVPKPKVLRKSASFSQGDSEPIALHRRSGAPLEIPLAQIEERRLKEAISMSSLTEQTKLDSRPVTPREPSPKPPTPESVVQESPTKTESEESLMEREIKPDETINEKMDGLTTDSNFDERSSTSGFSEKDMSISEEPMIESEYTGQRIPTPPPVVQNSKLEEKMEEEEEKEEISKEEEERIVSVSESNAKENVEDTVENVEEEVNMPAKSSEMLITTSSVMMRPTQEYSHPSEDVVSTYVTPSLPARVVLPDGRTSAYASIMQTIMVPSLQPLNDSPLGPSTPVVVPTTSLSSVSTETSSPASIPSALPGVLRPAIMSTTEHPAVYSRVASPEMITKESSPPKTTTHSSSQQELSAGMGLEDITSEEVFEARFKKRESSLTRSLKFLSRSKNDDKSQAAFSDSTESSEEIYRPGPIGAPLELAPRRLEEKSKSVQDLREAQKDQGFMRRLSMRLKRTPSTERKDETTKEEDSVSSRRRLSWTLGRRGSQEKKEVEMMRMDGGGDASVEQDEKELKKPSESPVLTMRRKIESTVAGISTRIRSFSEERKTSEEKEQKRTPILSMLRRATSESRATKVASVPQNQLASQASNGASSESLDSVSSLRSDASKGVEGERRSRWDRWGLTRGRRDKTVSQPDLPTAISRENSSLRSRQYSRLASDFPPVFHIKLRDHVLLEGDPVTLSCLPAGSPHPHITWLKDKKPLEIDSRMNMIACPDGRQLLMIMQTTKKDAGVYECVATNPLAAVSSSCTISLARLPNRPGTPEIPQKYNNTALVLWRPSDNMAPCTYSLERKAEGENNWLIVATGVADCYYNVVDLPPGCSFRFRVACVNKAGQGPYSNLSEVVSLDASVEPAKTSATVVVKTVPATSPTPPVVMMSSMKVPPIKPAPSKSTTVTLAQPVPPSISAPTPPVVKSASPITIKPTVQVDASRPAVIPPVSTAPSEQAPVQTTTSVQVTPAKAKTTLSISVSKPQTKLSPPPAVPPKPRSPVHVAIPVTSRAPLPVSAPSPAPAPSPAAAPAPAPVIGKPISSVPMYVPTATARVTPPSQSSSTPTATTPSVTPVTLSPPVVVVQSLTPVLQGGDSWSSSSGRVTPSGRATPSGRVTPSGRRTPLGKPGEGSLRQGVPQKPYTFMDEKARGRFGVIRECRENATGNLFMAKIVPYEADNKQAVLQEYDILKSLHHDRIMALHEAYVTPRYLVLISEYCSGKELLYSLIDRFRYSEDDVVTYIVQVLQGLDYLHTRRILHLDIKPENIIVTYMNVIKIIDFGSAQTFNPLFLKQFNPPIGTLEYMSPEMLKGDVVGPPADIWSVGVLTFVMLSGRSPFMENDPQETEARIQAAKFDLSKLYQNVSQSASLFLKKILCSYPWARPSIKDCFSNSWLQDAYLMRLRRQTLTFTTTRLKEFLADQQRRREEVATKHKVLLRSYKSSTQSPTSPTTPNVPPPPTTPVTQ comes from the exons attcCGAAACAACAGAGGATGAAGGCGGAGACCAATTTGAGACCAAAGAAGATGTTGGGGATGTTGAGGACCAGGCTGTGCATACAG ATTCTTCAGATGATTCTTATGTGTCGGCTGGAGAAGACCCAATGGAGGCCCCTGTATTTGAGTTTCCCCTCCAGGACACTGTTGTATCTGCTGGTGCAGATGTGCTACTAAAGTGCATCATCGCTGGAACCCCCATTCCTGAAG TTACCtggacaaaagaaaacactaacGTCATCGGCTTTGCAAATTACACAGTCAAAGTGGAGGGTGAACGACACAGTATGCTCATCAAATCagctaaaataaatgatggtggAAAATACTGTGTAACTGCTGTTAATCAGATGGGAAAAGCCTCCAGCAGTGCCACCCTTATTGTTAAAGCAG AGCCTGTACAGGAGCCTAAAGGAAACCTGGGTGTGCCCATGGATATCAGCAGCCCTATTACATCTGATGAGGAGTATCTCAGTCCCCTGGAGGAGGGCATGGATTTTGGAGGGCCAGAGCCAAGGCGAACTATTGACACACGATTCAGGAAACCCCCTGCATTCCTG gTAACAATGAGTGATCAAGCTGTCATTGAAGGACAGGAAGTCACCATGTCTGTCCGAATAAGTGGACAACCCAAACCCATGCTCTATTG GCTGAGGGACAGAGTCACAGTAAAAACAGGCCCACGTCATATTGTACGTGAGACAGAAGATGGCACTTTTGAAATGACGATCAAGTCGGCAGTGAGGTCAGACTCTGGCATTTACACCTGTAAGATCATTAATGAATACGGAACAAAGCAGTGCGAAGGAAAGATGGAGGTAAAag ctCCACCAGTTGAGCCAGGACTAGCTGTCATCCGCCCGGTCAAGGACATCACAGCCAAGGCTGGGGAGACGGTTTTGTTTGAGTGTCACGTCATTGGACCGAAAGACACCGATGTGGACTGGCTCGCAGATGGGAAACTGATCCAGCCGGCATTGCTCAACTGTAAGATGCACTTTGATGGGAGAAAGTGTCGACTGCTGCTCAACTCAGTACATGAGGATGACAGTGGGACATACATGTGCAAGCTCAGCACAGCCAAAG AGGAAGTGACCTCATGTGGCAAACTCAAAGTCATCCCCTCCACTGAACCGCTCTTCACTCGCAAGTTGGATGTGCTGGAAGTGATTGAAGGGCGTAACGCTCGATTCGACTGCAAAGTCAGTGGGACACCATCTCCTAAGGTCACATGGAGTCACTTCG aCCATCCACTCACAGAAAGTGAGGACATTCGTATTCTTCAGGAGGGCGGCCGCCACTCTCTCATCATTTCTCACGTGACCAACGATGATGAGGGTTTCTACACTGTCATAGCCCGTAACAGTCATGGCGAGGCAGAGAGCTCCGCTGAACTTTACATACAAGAGCCACGGCCAGCCATCTCCTCACAGAT GGCTAAACTAGAGAAGATGCCGTCCATCCCAGAGGAGCCAGAGGTCCCAGAGAATGAGGTGGAACGTTTCACCATGCCCGACTTCATCAAACCCCTTTATGACCTGGATGTGATCGAGGGAAAGGAGGCTGTGCTCAAATGCAAAGTGGCTGGTTTGCCGTACCCCACCATCGTCTGGTTCCACAATGGCAAAAGGATTGAGAgcacagaggacaggaagaTGACACAGT TTCGTGACGTCCACAGCCTGGTCATCCGCTCTGTGTGCCATGCCCACGGTGGCGTCTACAAGAGTGTCATCTCTAACAAAGTAGGCAAGGCCACCTGCTACGCTCATCTCTATGTCACAG ATATCCTCCCTGACCCTCCTGATGGGACTCCAGTGATTGAATCCATCACTGGTAAAACCATCACCTTAAGCTGGAAGAAACCAAGGAGGCTGGACCCTTCGATTG atCCCAGCTCCGTGATGTATGCCATTCAGCAACAAGCCCTGGGCTCCATCCAGTGGATCATCATAGCTTCTGGCCTGAAGGAGACCACTTACACCATCACCACCCTCTCCAAAGCAGTGCGCTACGCTTTCAGGGTCCTCACCATCACCTCCAAGGCTTTCAGCAAGCCCTCGACCGCCACCGACCCGGTGCAGCTCCTGGACCGAG GTCCCTATCTTCAGGAGGCTCCAGTGATTATTGATAAGCCAGAAATTGTATATGTGATGGAAAACCAGTCAGTCACCATCACTGTTACTCTCAATCATGTCAACGCTGCAGTTCTCTGGAAGAG GAGGGGATTGGTCCTGGCCAGCAAGCTAGGCCTGTATGAGATGACAATGCCAGATGATGACCAGCACACgctgaagctgctgaaagtGAAGAGTGCTGACGTCGGAGAGATGTTGTTTGTGGCCTCCAATAAGTATGGCAGCGACAGCTGCACCTTCAGCGTTGAGATGTCAG CTCCACCAACATTTGAAACTATCATGGAGGACTTGGATGTTTGTGCTGGAGAGACCCCTCGCTTTGCTGTGGTTGTGGAGGGCAAACCTATTCCTGACATCCTCTGGTTCAAG aatGATATCCTGCTGTCCGAGGGCAGTCATTACACATTTGTGTATGATGATAACGAATGTTCCCTGGTGGTCCTAAACGCTTGTACAGAAGACTCTGGGGTGTACACCTGCACTGCCAGGAACTTAGCAGGATCTGTGTCTTGTAAAGCTGAACTCACCATTCATCAAG CTAAAAGTAAAGCGGATCCTGTGGATGATGAGGAGACTATTCTAAGGAAGATGCGCAGACTGACAGACTACTATGACATCCATAAGGAAATTGGAAG aggTGCATTTTCCTATGTGAAACGTGTGATGCAGAAGGTAGGAAAAATGGAGTATGCTGCGAAGTTTATGTCCACACGGGCCAAGAGGAAGGCTTCTGCTCTGAGAGAGATGAAGCTGCTTTCCAAGCTCGACCACGAGAGAGTCCTTTACTTTCATGATGCCTTTGAGAAAAAGAAtgcagtcatcatcatcactgaaat GTGTCACGAAGAGCTGCTGGACAGATTTATAAGGAAATCTACAGTAATGGAGTCTGAT GTACGGTCATGTATTAGACAACTGCTCGAGGGGTTGGACTACCTTCATCATTTAAACATCATACACCTGGATATCAAG cCTGATAACATCCTCATGGCAGATCCCCATGGTGATCAGATCCGAATCTGTGACTTTGGCAACACCGTGGTGATCACGCCTGATGAGGCGCAGTACTGCAAATATGGCACACCGGAATTTGTTGCACCAGAAATTGTCAATCAGACCCCGGTGTCAAAAGCAACAGACATCTG GCCAGTTGGAGTTATTACATATCTGTG TCTGACAGGAGTTTCTCCATTTGCTGGAGAGAATGACCGAAGCTCTGTGCTGAACATCAGGAACTATAATGTCGCCTTTGAGGAGAGCATGTTTGCTGACCTTTGCCGGGAGGCTAAAGGGTTCATCATAAAACTGCTAGTAGCAGACAGGCT GAGACCTGATACTCAGGAATGTCTCCGACACCCTTGGTTCAAG atacTTAGCAAGGGAAAGGCCATTAGTACAGAGGCCCTGAAGAAGTTTGTATCTCGCAGAAAATGGCAG CGTTCACTTATCAGCTATAAATCAAAAATGGTCATGAGGTCCATACCCGAGTTACTGAATGATTCCTCCAGCCATATCTCCATCGCAGTTCCCAGGCACCTTAAAGAAAGTTCACCTTTgccatcatcatcctcagatTCTGATGAAGACATTGATGAACTGCCATTTATTCCGATGCCACTCAACATGGAATTCTCTGGATCACGGATGTCCCTGAACGACATCCAGACTACcgagcaggaaacaggaaagcAGAATGGAACTAATAAAATGTCCGGGTCCCCTGTTCAAGCACAGGAGGCAAAGGAGTGTGACCctaaacaaatgaacaaagaaGGAGTTGAAATCACAGGTAAGGGCCGCCATCGGAAAAGATCATCACAAGACAATGACAGGGGTTCCTCAGATGAAGAACTACCTGCTGAACTGCCACAAAAGTCAGAGCTGTCTAGAAAACCACTGCGAAGGGGTTCAAGCATGGAGTCAGACAAACCAGAGGGTGGACGAAGAAGAGGAGAGCTCAGGCGTGGAGGCTCAGCCGACAGTGCATTGATGCTTAGGATTACACCCGaggaaggagctggagaaggaaACCAAGAGGAAGGCAAGAGAGTTCTGAAGAAAGCTGTGTCTATGGAACTACCTAGGAGGAGCACCAGcccaggcactgccaagatgagTCAAGAAGACTACGCCCTTAAACTGGAGCTGATGAGACAGCGACTGCTTCGTGGTGGCTCTGTAGACAACAAAATGAGTGGACTGAGAGGACCACTGCTGGAAACATTAGGGATGGGAGATGAAAAACGTGCAATATCCTCAGATCGCTACTCTCGTACTGCTCGTTTGGGCCCACCACCACTAACTAGAGCTGCATCCACTGATTCCCCAAGGGAAGAAGTTCCCAAACCCAAAGTTTTGCGAAAAAGTGCTTCTTTCAGTCAAGGTGATTCAGAACCCATAGCTCTACACCGCCGGTCTGGAGCTCCTCTGGAGATTCCCCTGGCACAGATAGAAGAGAGAAGGCTTAAGGAAGCTATATCTATGTCATCTTTGACTGAGCAAACCAAGCTAGATTCTCGTCCAGTGACTCCCAGGGAACCTTCACCAAAACCGCCAACTCCAGAGTCTGTTGTGCAGGAGAGTCCTACCAAAACAGAAAGCGAGGAATCActaatggagagagagataaagcCTGATGAGACTATAAATGAAAAGATGGATGGTTTGACTACAGATAGTAATTTTGATGAGAGATCGAGCACAAGTGGTTTCTCAGAGAAGGACATGAGCATATCAGAAGAACCAATGATTGAATCAGAGTATACGGGCCAGAGAATTCCTACACCTCCTCCTGTGGTCCAAAACTCTAAACTAGAGGAGAAaatggaagaggaagaagaaaaagaagagattagtaaagaagaagaggaaagaattgtcagtgtttctgaatcAAATGCTAAAGAAAATGTAGAAGATACTGTAGAAAATGTAGAAGAGGAAGTAAATATGCCTGCTAAATCTTCTGAGATGCTCATAACCACAAGCTCAGTTATGATGAGACCCACGCAAGAATATTCCCATCCATCAGAAGATGTTGTGTCAACTTATGTAACACCCTCGCTTCCTGCTCGAGTTGTTCTGCCAGATGGAAGGACTTCAGCATACGCTAGTATAATGCAGACCATCATGGTCCCTTCACTTCAGCCTCTCAATGACTCACCTTTAGGCCCCTCTACTCCTGTTGTTGTTCCAACCACCTCACTGTCCTCAGTATCAACTGAAACATCATCACCTGCCAGCATACCCTCTGCTTTACCAGGTGTGCTGAGGCCAGCCATCATGTCAACCACTGAGCACCCTGCTGTATACTCCAGGGTGGCATCGCCAGAAATGATCACAAAAGAATCCAGTCCACCAAAGACTACCACACATTCCTCCTCCCAACAAGAGCTTTCAGCAGGAATGGGCTTAGAGGACATTACCTCTGAAGAAGTCTTTGAGGCTCGCTTCAAAAAACGTGAGTCTTCTCTCACAAGAAGTCTAAAATTTTTGTCTCGGTCCAAGAATGACGACAAATCACAAGCAGCTTTCTCAGACTCCACAGAGTCAAGTGAAGAGATATACAGACCTGGGCCAATTGGTGCACCACTGGAATTGGCACCAAGGAGACTTGAAGAGAAGTCGAAGTCAGTCCAGGACCTTCGTGAAGCTCAAAAGGACCAAGGCTTTATGAGAAGACTCTCTATGCGCCTGAAGAGAACTCCATCAACCGAGCGCAAGGATGAAACAACCAAAGAAgaagactcagtttcttcaagACGAAGGCTTTCTTGGACTCTTGGTCGACGAGGAtcacaggaaaagaaggaagtgGAGATGATGCGgatggatggtggtggtgatgccTCTGTTGAACAAGATGAAAAGGAGCTTAAGAAACCTAGTGAATCACCAGTCTTGACAATGCGAAGGAAGATTGAATCAACAGTGGCTGGGATCTCCACCAGAATTCGTAGCTTCtcagaggaaaggaaaacatcAGAGGAAAAGGAACAAAAGCGGACACCCATTCTCTCTATGCTTCGTCGTGCAACATCAGAGAGCCGTGCTACGAAGGTTGCCAGTGTTCCTCAGAACCAGCTGGCATCTCAGGCCAGTAATGGCGCCTCATCAGAGTCTCTAGACTCTGTGTCCAGCCTAAGGTCAGATGCATCAAAAG GTGTGGAGGGGGAACGCAGATCCCGCTGGGATAGATGGGGCCTGACCAGAGGGAGGCGAGACAAAACAGTTTCACAGCCTGACTTACCAACAGCAATCTCCAGAGAAAATAGTTCCTTACGCTCACGCCAGTATTCCAGACTGGCTTCTG ATTTCCCTCCAGTCTTCCACATCAAGCTGAGAGATCATGTCCTGCTGGAGGGGGATCCAGTCACGCTCAGCTGTCTGCCAGCAGGCAGCCCCCACCCACACATTACCTGGCTAAAAG ATAAAAAGCCCCTGGAGATTGATTCCAGGATGAACATGATCGCCTGCCCTGATGGCCGGCAGCTACTGATGATCATGCAGACCACCAAGAAGGATGCAGGGGTTTATGAGTGTGTGGCCACAAACCCCCTGGCTGCTGTGTCCAGCTCTTGCACGATATCTCTTGCTC gCCTGCCCAATCGTCCTGGGACCCCTGAGATTCCTCAGAAGTACAACAACACGGCCTTGGTACTGTGGAGGCCCTCAGACAACATGGCCCCCTGCACATACTCTctggagagaaaagcagagg GTGAGAATAACTGGCTGATCGTGGCAACTGGGGTGGCAGACTGTTACTACAATGTGGTTGACCTGCCACCAGGGTGCTCCTTCAGGTTCAGGGTGGCATGTGTCAACAAAGCTGGCCAGGGCCCCTACAGCAACCTCTCAGAAGTAGTGAGTCTGGATGCTTCAG TAGAACCAGCTAAAACCAGTGCTACCGTGGTGGTCAAGACTGTCCCTGCAACTTCTCCTACTCCCCCtgtggtgatgatgtcatccatgAAAGTTCCTCCCATTAAACCAGCTCCTAGTAAATCCACTACAGTGACACTTGCCCAACCGGTCCCTCCCTCTATTTCAGCTCCCACTCCACCTGTGGTTAAATCTGCTTCTCCAATAACCATCAAACCCACTGTTCAGGTGGATGCTAGCCGTCCTGCTGTCATTCCCCCCGTTAGCACAGCACCCTCTGAACAAGCTCCTGTTCAGACCACCACAAGTGTCCAAGTCACGCCAGCAAAAGCCAAGACCACCCTTAGCATCAGTGTGAGCAAACCCCAAACCAAGCTGTCGCCCCCGCCTGCTGTTCCACCCAAACCTCGGAGTCCTGTCCATGTAGCCATCCCCGTAACCAGCAGAGCCCCTCTTCCTGTATCTGCACCttcacctgcacctgcaccttcacctgcagctgcacctgcacctgcacctgtcATCGGGAAGCCTATTTCATCTGTGCCAATGTACGTGCCAACTGCGACTGCACGTGTCACTCCGCCCTCTCAATCTAGTTCCACCCCGACAGCCACCACCCCCTCAGTCACTCCTGTGACTCTCTCACCGcctgtggtggtggtgcagaGCTTGACCCCTGTGCTGCAGGGAGGGGACAGCTGGAGTAGCTCATCTGGACGGGTCACCCCATCTGGACGCGCCACCCCATCAGGTCGGGTCACACCGTCGGGACGCAGGACACCGCTGGGCAAGCCTGGGGAGGGATCTCTGCGCCAGGGAGTCCCACAGAAACCTTACACCTTCATGGATGAGAAAGCAAG GGGTCGTTTCGGTGTGATCCGTGAGTGCCGGGAGAACGCCACAGGAAACCTCTTCATGGCCAAGATTGTTCCGTATGAGGCAGACAACAAGCAGGCAGTGCTGCAGGAATATGACATCCTCAAGTCCCTTCATCATGACAGGATCATGGCTCTGCATGAAGCTTATGTCACACCACGCTACCTGGTGCTTATCTCTGAGTACTGCAGTGGAAAGGAGCTACTCTACAGCCTCATAGACAG GTTCCGTTACTCCGAGGATGATGTGGTGACCTACATCGTGCAGGTCCTCCAGGGTCTGGACTACCTCCACACGCGACGCATCCTCCACCTGGACATCAAGCCAGAGAACATCATTGTCACTTACATGAATGTCATCAAGATCATAGACTTTGGCAGCGCTCAGACGTTCAACCCTCTCTTCCTCAAGCAGTTCAACCCTCCTATTGGAACACTGGAGTACATGT CTCCAGAGATGTTGAAAGGGGATGTAGTGGGCCCTCCAGCTGACATCTGGAGTGTGGGCGTACTGACTTTCGTCAT GTTGAGTGGCAGGTCGCCTTTCATGGAAAATGATCCTCAGGAGACTGAAGCCAGGATCCAGGCGGCAAAGTTTGACCTCTCTAAACTCTACCAGAATGTGTCCCAAAGTGCCTCTCTGTTTCTTAAAAAGATCCTCTGTAGCTACCCTTG GGCCCGTCCATCCATTAAGGACTGCTTCAGTAACTCCTGGCTTCAAGATGCCTACCTGATGCGTCTTCGTAGGCAGACTCTTACCTTTACAACCACCCGTCTCAAGGAATTCTTGGCCGACCAGCAGCGCAGGCGAGAGGAGGTGGCCACCAAGCACAAAGTTCTCCTGCGGTCCTACAAGAGCTCGACACAAAGCCCCACCAGCCCCACCACGCCAAATGtgccacccccacccaccacacCTGTGACCCAGTGA